One window from the genome of Candidatus Synechococcus calcipolaris G9 encodes:
- a CDS encoding Photosystem I reaction center subunit III codes for MRRLFALILILCLWVGFTPLASADVAGLVPCKDSPAFQSRAAAAVNTTADPASGEKRFARYSQALCGENGLPHLIVDGRLSRAGDFLIPSVLFLYITGWIGWVGRAYLIAARKSGDATEKEIIIDVPLALQCMLTGFAWPLTALKELATGELIAKDGDITVSPR; via the coding sequence ATGCGTCGATTGTTTGCACTGATTCTCATTCTTTGCCTCTGGGTTGGCTTTACCCCTCTGGCATCTGCCGATGTTGCCGGATTAGTCCCCTGCAAGGATTCCCCTGCTTTTCAAAGTCGTGCTGCGGCTGCGGTGAATACCACTGCGGATCCGGCATCGGGCGAAAAACGGTTCGCTCGTTATAGCCAAGCTCTTTGCGGCGAAAATGGACTGCCTCACTTAATCGTGGATGGTCGTTTGAGCCGTGCCGGTGACTTTTTAATTCCGAGTGTATTATTCCTGTACATTACCGGTTGGATTGGCTGGGTGGGTCGCGCCTACCTGATTGCCGCCCGCAAGAGTGGTGATGCCACAGAAAAAGAAATTATTATTGATGTGCCCTTGGCCCTTCAATGTATGTTGACCGGATTCGCCTGGCCCCTAACTGCCCTGAAGGAATTAGCGACCGGCGAGTTAA